From Camelina sativa cultivar DH55 chromosome 7, Cs, whole genome shotgun sequence, one genomic window encodes:
- the LOC104701748 gene encoding auxin efflux carrier component 3, translating to MISWHDLYTVLTAVIPLYVAMILAYGSVQWWKIFSPDQCSGINRFVAIFAVPLLSFHFISTNNPYAMNLRFIAADTLQKIIMLSLLVLWANLTRSGSLEWSITIFSLSTLPNTLVMGIPLLIAMYGEYSGSLMVQIVVLQCIIWYTLLLFLFEFRGAKMLIMEQFPETAASIVSFKVESDVVSLDGHDFLETDAEIGDDGKLHVTVRKSNASRRSFCGPNMTPRPSNLTGAEIYSLSTTPRGSNFNHSDFYSMMGFPGGRLSNFGPADMYSVQSSRGPTPRPSNFEENCAMASSPRFGYYPGGGGGGAGSYPAPNPEFSSTTTSTANKGVNKNPKDINTNQQTTLPTSGKSNSHDAKELHMFVWSSNGSPVSDRAGLNVFGGAPDNEQGGRSDQGAKEIRMLVPDQSHNGESKALAHPGSGDFGGEPQFSFAEKEEAGERAKDAENGLNKLAPNSSVELQSKTGLGAAAGGGESQRKNMPPASVMTRLILIMVWRKLIRNPNTYSSLIGLIWALVAFRWHVEMPKIIQQSISILSDAGLGMAMFSLGLFMALQPKLIACGNSVATFAMAVRFLTGPAVMAVAAIAIGLRGDLLRVAIVQAALPQGIVPFVFAKEYNVHPAILSTGVIFGMLIALPITLVYYILLGL from the exons ATGATCTCGTGGCACGACCTCTACACGGTTCTCACCGCCGTGATCCCTCTCTACGTAGCTATGATCCTCGCCTACGGCTCTGTCCAGTGGTGGAAAATCTTTTCTCCAGACCAATGCTCCGGAATCAACCGTTTCGTCGCCATCTTCGCCGTCCCTCTCCTCTCTTTCCACTTCATCTCCACCAACAACCCTTACGCCATGAATCTCCGCTTCATCGCCGCCGACACTCTCCAAAAAATCATCATGTTGTCTCTCTTGGTCCTCTGGGCTAATCTCACCCGTTCCGGTAGTCTCGAGTGGAGCATCACAATCTTTTCCCTCTCCACGCTTCCCAACACTCTCGTCATGGGGATTCCTCTCTTGATCGCCATGTACGGCGAGTACTCTGGTTCCCTCATGGTCCAAATCGTCGTCCTCCAGTGTATCATCTGGTACAcgcttcttcttttcctcttcgaGTTTCGCGGCGCCAAGATGCTCATCATGGAGCAGTTCCCTGAGACGGCTGCCTCAATCGTTTCGTTCAAAGTTGAATCCGATGTCGTTTCACTCGACGGCCATGATTTTCTTGAAACCGACGCAGAGATCGGCGACGACGGGAAGCTTCACGTCACCGTGAGAAAATCAAACGCTTCCCGTCGCTCTTTCTGCGGGCCGAACATGACTCCACGGCCGTCAAACCTCACCGGAGCTGAGATTTACAGCCTTAGCACAACTCCTAGAGGCTCCAATTTCAACCACTCTGATTTTTACTCGATGATGGGTTTCCCTGGTGGCCGTCTCTCCAATTTTGGTCCGGCAGATATGTACTCTGTACAGTCTTCTAGAGGTCCCACTCCTCGACCTTCGAACTTCGAGGAGAACTGCGCCATGGCGTCCTCTCCGAGATTCGGGTATTACCCCGGAGGCGGTGGAGGTGGAGCCGGGTCTTATCCGGCTCCGAATCCAGAATTCTCCTCAACTACCACATCTACCGCCAATAAAGGCGTTAATAAAAACCCGAAAGACATCAATACGAATCAGCAAACTACTCTTCCAACCAGCGGTAAGTCAAACAGCCATGACGCCAAGGAGCTTCACATGTTCGTATGGAGCTCCAACGGTTCACCCGTTTCAGACCGGGCGGGTCTTAACGTTTTCGGCGGAGCGCCAGACAATGAACAAGGTGGAAGATCTGATCAAGGTGCTAAAGAGATTCGTATGTTAGTCCCTGATCAATCTCACAACGGAGAGAGTAAAG CTCTAGCTCATCCAGGGAGTGGAGATTTTGGAGGAGAGCCACAATTTAGTTTCGccgagaaagaagaagcaggagAAAGAGCCAAAGACGCCGAGAATGGACTTAACAAACTCGCTCCAAATTCCTCGGTGGAGCTACAATCAAAGACAGGTCTAGGAGCAGCCGCCGGAGGAGGAGAAAGTCAACGAAAAAACATGCCGCCGGCGAGTGTGATGACAAGGCTGATACTGATAATGGTGTGGAGGAAACTCATCAGAAACCCAAACACTTACTCTAGTCTCATTGGCCTTATTTGGGCTCTCGTCGCTTTCCG GTGGCACGTGGAAATGCCAAAAATCATACAGCAATCTATCTCCATTTTATCTGATGCTGGTCTTGGAATGGCAATGTTCAGTTTGG GGTTGTTCATGGCGTTACAACCCAAATTAATTGCTTGTGGGAACTCTGTGGCAACATTTGCTATGGCGGTTAGGTTCCTCACGGGCCCGGCTGTGATGGCGGTTGCTGCCATAGCCATTGGATTGCGTGGTGATTTACTGCGTGTTGCTATAGTTCAG GCCGCATTACCTCAAGGAATTGTGCCGTTTGTGTTTGCTAAGGAGTACAATGTTCATCCTGCTATTTTAAGTACAGG GGTAATATTCGGAATGCTCATAGCGCTTCCGATCACGCTGGTTTACTACATTCTACTCGGGTTATAA
- the LOC104701747 gene encoding homeobox-leucine zipper protein ATHB-X isoform X2, with protein sequence MAISPNSSSLELTISIPSFSPSPSSPGGDHHGMRDFDINQTPKTEADHMIGATQHANEEDSNSGGRRRKKLRLTKEQSHLLEESFIQNHTLTPKQKKDLATFLKLSQRQVEVWFQNRRARSKLKHTEMECEYLKRWFGSLKEQNRRLQIEVEELRALKPSSTTALTMCPRCERVSEAADNDSNAVQEGAAVSSSRSRMTISSSSSLC encoded by the exons ATGGCCATCTCACCTAATTCAAGCTCTTTAGAATTAACAATATCAATTCCAAGCTTCTCTCCATCTCCTTCATCGCCTG GTGGTGATCATCACGGGATGAGAGATTTTGACATTAACCAAACTCCAAAGACGGAAGCAGATCATATGATCGGTGCAACGCAACATGCCAACGAAGAGGATAGTAACTCCGGGGGCCGGCGGCGCAAAAAGCTCCGTCTAACCAAAGAGCAATCACATCTTCTTGAAGAGAGTTTCATACAAAACCATACCTTAACCCct aagcaaaaaaaagatttggccACCTTTTTGAAGCTTAGTCAAAGGCAAGTTGAGGTGTGGTTTCAAAACCGAAGAGCTCG GAGTAAGCTAAAGCACACGGAGATGGAATGCGAGTACCTAAAGAGATGGTTCGGGTCGTTGAAGGAGCAAAACCGACGGCTACAAATAGAAGTTGAAGAGCTACGAGCTCTAAAGCCATCATCGACCACGGCTTTAACCATGTGTCCTCGGTGTGAACGTGTGAGTGAGGCAGCAGATAATGACTCTAATGCCGTTCAGGAGGGGGCAGCTGTGAGCAGCAGCCGGTCACGGATGACaatttcctcttcctcttccctcTGTTGA
- the LOC104704814 gene encoding RING-H2 finger protein ATL48-like translates to MNEIQEHVSIDKVVTHKSTSNTVEIRVTRKNVVTCTPPPFPTPHLLLNNILSFDHHKMYPLLYPTLPDPALCRILSYKIASEAEKVPGPLYISLDVTLSPVIFEEPKMETCAICLEEEQCLFLMPNCSHVFHNHCIYEWLCRSNQCPLCRAELIEDEDWAGDVSQI, encoded by the exons ATGAATGAGATTCAAGAACACGTGAGCATTGATAAAGTAGTCACTCACAAATCTACATCTAACACCGTGGAGATCAGAGTAACGCGTAAAAACGTGGTCACTTGCACTCCTCCTCCGTTCCCAACCCCTCACCTCCTTTTGAACAACATCCTAAGCTTTGATCACCATAAGATGTATCCTCTCCTCTATCCAACCCTCCCAGATCCCGCCTTATGCAGAATTCTCTCTTACAAGATTGCTTCCGAAGCCGAGAAAGTTCCAGGGCCATTGTACATCTCCCTTGACGTCACATTATCCCCAGTAATATTCGAGGAACCAAAGATGGAAACATGCGCTATTTGCTTGGAGGAGGAACAATGCTTATTCTTAATGCCAAATTGTTCGCATGTGTTTCATAATCATTGCATCTATGAGTGGTTATGTCGGAGTAATCAGTGCCCTCTTTGCCGTGCTGAACTTATCGAAGACGAAGACTG GGCAGGTGATGTATCTCAGATCTGA
- the LOC104701747 gene encoding homeobox-leucine zipper protein ATHB-X isoform X1: protein MAISPNSSSLELTISIPSFSPSPSSPGGDHHGMRDFDINQTPKTEADHMIGATQHANEEDSNSGGRRRKKLRLTKEQSHLLEESFIQSHTLTPKQKKDLATFLKLSQRQVEVWFQNRRARSKLKHTEMECEYLKRWFGSLKEQNRRLQIEVEELRALKPSSTTALTMCPRCERVSEAADNDSNAVQEGAAVSSSRSRMTISSSSSLC, encoded by the exons ATGGCCATCTCACCTAATTCAAGCTCTTTAGAATTAACAATATCAATTCCAAGCTTCTCTCCATCTCCTTCATCGCCTG GTGGTGATCATCACGGGATGAGAGATTTTGACATTAACCAAACTCCAAAGACGGAAGCAGATCATATGATCGGTGCAACGCAACATGCCAACGAAGAGGATAGTAACTCCGGGGGCCGGCGGCGCAAAAAGCTCCGTCTAACCAAAGAGCAATCACATCTTCTTGAAGAGAGTTTCATACAAAGCCATACCTTAACCCCT aagcaaaaaaaagatttggccACCTTTTTGAAGCTTAGTCAAAGGCAAGTTGAGGTGTGGTTTCAAAACCGAAGAGCTCG GAGTAAGCTAAAGCACACGGAGATGGAATGCGAGTACCTAAAGAGATGGTTCGGGTCGTTGAAGGAGCAAAACCGACGGCTACAAATAGAAGTTGAAGAGCTACGAGCTCTAAAGCCATCATCGACCACGGCTTTAACCATGTGTCCTCGGTGTGAACGTGTGAGTGAGGCAGCAGATAATGACTCTAATGCCGTTCAGGAGGGGGCAGCTGTGAGCAGCAGCCGGTCACGGATGACaatttcctcttcctcttccctcTGTTGA